Proteins encoded by one window of Lycium barbarum isolate Lr01 chromosome 11, ASM1917538v2, whole genome shotgun sequence:
- the LOC132619640 gene encoding uncharacterized protein LOC132619640, with protein MKLRNPGTVANIKWTADNKFKYVFFAYGASIEGWKHCRPVMMVDATFLKSKYRGVLMIAVAKDGNNSIFPLAFGIADSENNESYRWFFRHVKKVFGTRKDQSILSDRHSSIATAIKELYPDTQHGICIYHMEKNLQKYFPFEAILSLFYNAATTYKQAEFRTYMSQIQQIDPKAAEYIEEEPPERWARSFHTNRRYNMLTTNNRKLDATGPAHDLTCWAEKILLEKISRGFTMKVENITPVKFVVKDEGYQYNVDLKNMTCECLEFQTDELPCTHAMTVINKRSLPKSTYCADWFKKQVCQETYKGEILSVGNQDSWIIPQNIMDIKITPPDVKIRPGRKQTKDIAQEENQQSTHTNVVDVSSLDTLGQPVTTVQLSIHIQEDTGRGNCITVFAGENGKTKLVSQRLHPGKFNKCVP; from the exons ATGAAATTAAGAAATCCTGGAACAGTTGCTAACATCAAATGGACCGCTGACAATAAGTTTAAATATGTTTTTTTCGCGTATGGAGCATCAATTGAGGGTTGGAAACACTGCAGACCAGTAATGATGGTGGATGCAACCTTCTTGAAATCAAAATACCGCGGTGTGCTCATGATAGCAGTAGCAAAAGATGGAAACAACAGCATATTTCCTCTCGCATTTGGTATTGCTGACTCTGAGAATAATGAATCCTACAGATGGTTCTTTAGACACGTGAAAAAGGTGTTTGGCACGCGCAAAGACCAATCAATTCTTTCCGATCGCCACTCGTCAATTGCAACTGCAATCAAAGAACTGTATCCAGATACCCAGCATGGAATATGCATCTACCACATGGAGAAGAACTTGCAGAAATATTTCCCATTCGAAGCGATCCTATCACTGTTCTACAATGCAGCAACTACCTACAAACAGGCAGAGTTTCGTACCTATATGTCACAGATACAACAAATCGACCCAAAAGCTGCAGAATACATAGAAGAAGAACCACCGGAAAGATGGGCACGTTCATTCCACACCAACAGGCGTTacaacatgctcacaacaaacaat agaaaattggacgcaACAGGACCGGCCCATGACCTGACATGTTGGGCTGAAAAGATTCTGCTTGAAAAGATAAGTAGAGgcttcacaatgaaa GTAGAAAACATAACTCCCGTCAAATTTGttgtgaaagatgaaggatatcaaTACAATGTAGACCTGAAGAATATGACTTGTGAGTGCTTGGAGTTCCAAACTGACGAGTTACCGTGCACACATGCCATGACAGTTATAAACAAAAGAAGTTTGCCAAAATCTACATACTGTGCGGACTGGTTCAAGAAACAAGTCTGCCAAGAGACATACAAAGGTGAAATACTATCAGTTGGAAATCAAGACTCATGGATTATTCCACAAAACATTATGGATATTAAAATAACGCCGCCTGATGTTAAAATAAGACctggaagaaaacaaacaaaagatATCGCCCAAGAAGAGAATCAACAAAGTACACATACAAATGTGGTAGATGTAAGTTCTTTGGACACACTAGGGCAACCTGTAACCACAGTCCAGCTCTCAATCCATATTCAAGAAGATACAGGAAGAGGAAATT GTATAACAGTTTTTGCCGGGGAAAATGGCAAAACAAAATTGGTATCTCAAAGACTACATCCTGGTAAGTTTAATAAATGTGTGCCTTGA
- the LOC132618314 gene encoding large ribosomal subunit protein eL27x-like, producing the protein MVKFLKPNKAVVVLQGKYAGRKAVIVRAFDDGTRDRPYGHCLVAGVAKYPKKVIRKDSAKKQAKKSRVKTFIKVVNYTHIMPTRYTLDVDLKESVTVDCLQSRDKKVSAAKDVKAKFEERFKTGKNRWFFTKLRF; encoded by the coding sequence ATGGTGAAATTCTTGAAACCAAACAAAGCCGTAGTTGTCCTGCAAGGCAAATACGCAGGTCGTAAAGCAGTAATCGTACGTGCATTCGATGATGGTACACGTGACAGACCATACGGACATTGTTTAGTCGCAGGTGTAGCAAAATACCCGAAAAAGGTTATCCGTAAAGACTCTGCTAAAAAACAAGCAAAGAAATCACGTGTTAAGACATTTATTAAGGTTgttaattatacacatattatgccAACACGTTACACATTGGATGTTGATTTGAAGGAGAGTGTTACTGTTGATTGTCTTCAGAGTAGAGATAAGAAGGTTAGTGCTGCTAAAGATGTGAAGGCTAAGTTTGAAGAGAGGTTTAAGACTGGCAAGAATAGATGGTTTTTTACTAAGCTTAGGTTTTGA